The Flammeovirga agarivorans genome has a window encoding:
- a CDS encoding DNA-directed RNA polymerase subunit alpha — protein MSILSFQKPERVVMEKAGDFKGLFEFKPLERGYGATIGNAFKRTLLSALEGYAIAGVKFLNAVQEESKVSGIAEPLSEVVLNLKQVRIKTIAESPSQKIVVDLSGKTEFKASDIKDFTEEYEVLNPELVICTLDGSANLQVEVTVEKGRGYVMADNQVLTDADTTGLITIDSAFTPIKNVEYHVENTRVEQRTDYEKLVIEIETDGTLLPEVALQGAANILIQHFAQITDKEITFDVTPRQQDPKWTPEEIKKRAMLETPISDLELSVRAYNSLKAGEVKTLGELVSLEVRDLMKFRNFGKKTLTELEEMLSDRDLTFGMDVSKYRLGED, from the coding sequence ATGTCAATATTATCATTCCAAAAGCCGGAAAGAGTTGTAATGGAAAAGGCCGGTGATTTTAAAGGTCTTTTTGAGTTCAAACCTTTAGAAAGAGGTTATGGTGCTACTATTGGTAACGCCTTCAAAAGAACTTTGCTTTCTGCTCTAGAAGGATATGCAATTGCGGGTGTTAAGTTCCTTAATGCAGTTCAAGAGGAGTCAAAAGTTTCTGGCATAGCGGAACCATTATCAGAAGTTGTTTTGAACTTAAAGCAAGTACGTATTAAAACAATTGCTGAGTCTCCATCACAAAAAATCGTTGTTGATTTAAGTGGAAAGACTGAATTCAAAGCTTCAGATATCAAGGATTTCACTGAAGAGTATGAAGTTTTGAACCCTGAATTGGTTATTTGTACTTTGGATGGTAGTGCTAATCTTCAAGTAGAAGTTACTGTAGAGAAAGGTAGAGGTTATGTTATGGCAGACAATCAGGTATTAACTGATGCTGACACTACAGGTCTTATTACTATCGACTCAGCATTTACTCCAATTAAAAATGTTGAGTACCACGTAGAAAATACTCGTGTTGAGCAACGTACTGACTACGAAAAATTAGTGATTGAAATTGAAACTGATGGTACTTTACTTCCTGAAGTTGCTTTACAAGGTGCTGCAAACATCTTAATTCAACACTTCGCTCAAATCACTGACAAAGAGATTACATTTGATGTTACTCCTCGTCAGCAAGATCCTAAGTGGACTCCAGAAGAGATCAAGAAACGTGCTATGTTAGAGACTCCAATCTCTGATCTTGAGCTTTCTGTACGTGCTTACAACTCATTGAAAGCAGGTGAAGTGAAGACACTAGGTGAATTAGTTTCTTTAGAAGTTCGTGACTTAATGAAGTTCCGTAACTTTGGTAAGAAAACTTTAACGGAATTAGAAGAGATGTTATCTGATAGAGATTTAACTTTCGGAATGGACGTTTCTAAGTACCGTTTAGGAGAAGATTAA
- a CDS encoding DUF4493 domain-containing protein, whose protein sequence is MKINISPLLWPTIVLLFASSCNSTLENKNQLGRVTIQLDIHGNHFFNYNHEMTITDDFAVNIIHKQTNQLVFAYEDYRDVPTSIHLHQGVYIIEVLSDNLNKQEYKGLETLTVIGGNTSVVRINCLPTSKFMKIGDVDYHSLSYTSPSKRSREKKI, encoded by the coding sequence ATGAAAATCAATATTTCCCCTTTATTATGGCCAACTATTGTACTACTATTTGCATCATCATGCAATTCAACACTAGAGAATAAAAACCAATTAGGAAGGGTTACAATACAACTGGATATTCATGGGAATCACTTTTTCAATTATAATCACGAAATGACTATCACAGATGATTTTGCGGTAAATATTATACATAAGCAAACGAACCAGCTTGTTTTTGCCTATGAAGACTATAGAGATGTTCCTACATCGATACATCTACATCAGGGAGTATATATTATTGAAGTACTCTCAGATAATCTGAATAAGCAAGAATATAAAGGGCTAGAAACGCTTACTGTTATTGGAGGAAACACATCTGTAGTAAGAATAAATTGTCTACCGACTAGCAAGTTTATGAAAATAGGAGATGTAGATTATCACTCTCTTAGTTATACAAGTCCAAGCAAACGTAGTAGAGAAAAGAAGATTTAA